In Phoenix dactylifera cultivar Barhee BC4 unplaced genomic scaffold, palm_55x_up_171113_PBpolish2nd_filt_p 002289F, whole genome shotgun sequence, one genomic interval encodes:
- the LOC120109496 gene encoding protein SCAR3-like, whose translation MPRFIVDSYEECRGPPHLFTLDKFDVAGAGACLKRYSDPSFFKVVLASSGMLETELPREKKARKTKIPETSKAHRDDDDGAESRP comes from the exons ATGCCTCGTTTTATCGTGGATTCTTATGAAGAGTGTCGTGGTCCACCTCATTTATTTACACTGGACAA GTTTGATGTTGCTGGCGCCGGTGCATGTTTAAAAAGATATTCTGATCCCTCTTTCTTTAAGGTGGTGTTAGCCTCCTCTGGAATGCTGGAAACAGAGCTcccaagagaaaagaaagctCGTAAGACCAAG attCCTGAGACTTCAAAAGCtcatagagatgatgatgatggagctgaatcccGTCCTTGA